In the Paramormyrops kingsleyae isolate MSU_618 chromosome 6, PKINGS_0.4, whole genome shotgun sequence genome, one interval contains:
- the mtmr4 gene encoding phosphatidylinositol-3,5-bisphosphate 3-phosphatase MTMR4 isoform X11 translates to MSLAARVSCSMLNCFGEDAPPSLEYIQAKDLFPQKELVKEDESLQVPFPVLQGEGVEYLGRAVDAIIAMSNYRLHIKFKDSIINVPLRLIETAESRDMFQLHIICKDSKVVRCHFSTFKQCQEWLKRLTRAIAHPSRLEDLFALAYHAWCLGGSADDEEQHVHLCRPGDHVRQRMEVEVLRMGYDMQNAWRVSDINANYKLCSSYPQKLLVPVWITDKELDSVASFRSWKRIPVVVYRHQRNGAVIARCSQPEISWWGWRNTEDEYLVTSIAKACHLNPSSRTAGGPPSRPRTESGDTCDSDFDSSLTACPGPDASTVPQKLLILDARSYTAAVANRAKGGGCECEEYYPNCEVMFMGMANIHSIRNSFQSLRAVCTQIPDPGNWLSALESTRWLQHLSVMLKAATLVCSAVEREGRPVLVHCSDGWDRTPQIVALAKVLLDPYYRTLEGFQVLVETEWLDFGHKFGDRCGHHENADDASEQCPVFLQWLDCVHQLLKQFPCLFEFNEAFLVKLVQHTYSCLYGTFLCNNGRERELRNISNRTCSVWSLLRSGNKNFQNFLYIPSHDTVLQPVCHTRALQLWTAVYLPTTSPCTAAEDSMELYLSPSAQGEEFTSRSLDRLPKTRSMDNLVSACENGVALTRTSSDPNLNKHCPDTRPALEPKSALGVSVAHSPNSSDEHTRDSEEAEEEAKEEPGLGPGSHAPPTLPESSGLTKNCNTVEEACLTTQPLPTLHCSATQDETLCTTQPLPAPHQAVPLEESSVSPAIPWGTQAKSRTHDCMLSPSARSGRLQHSGPGLEKPLVVSPEPTKGLPEEGEARTGTPREERDDAESNGKTASLGRGQPECSRLARRPVAQSQLSDFTLLGSHWESVQGLVKSACGTEAGLCRALQPGLQGRRLAGRLLRAQGVTPGSGACCRREGIRSSGSPVHSGWLSAIKSSGYATLCSSLRQPLPAAASPPPLPGPTYLDDDGLPVPLDAVQQRLRQIEAGYKQEVEVLRWQVQQLQMRLESKQFCRPPSEPDVDYEDDDITCVRESDSSDQEGSLSDHSEDRFSEGSWDRVEPKDTEVTRWVPDHMASHCFNCDCEFWIAKRRHHCRNCGNVFCKDCCHLKLPIPDQQLYDPVLVCNSCYDLLQESRTREIRIQQLKKPIATASS, encoded by the exons GTGCCGCTGCGGCTCATCGAGACGGCGGAGAGCAGGGACATGTTCCAGCTGCACATCATCTGCAAGGACTCCAAGGTGGTCAG ATGCCATTTCTCCACCTTCAAGCAGTGCCAGGAGTGGCTCAAGCGGCTGACTCGGGCCATAGCCCACCCGTCCCGCCTGGAGGACTTGTTTGCCCTGGCGTACCACGCCTGGTGCCTGGGGGGAAGCGCAGACGACGAGGAGCAGCACGTGCACCTGTGTCGGCCAG GTGATCATGTGCGTCAGAGGATGGAGGTGGAGGTGCTGCGGATGGGCTACGACATGCAGAACGCCTGGAGGGTATCGGACATCAACGCCAACTACAA GCTGTGCTCCAGCTACCCTCAGAAGCTCCTGGTTCCAGTGTGGATCACGGACAAGGAGCTGGACAGCGTTGCCTCATTCAGATCCTGGAAGCGGATCCCCGTCGTGGTGTACAG GCACCAGCGTAACGGGGCGGTCATCGCACGCTGCAGCCAGCCAGAGATCAGCTGGTGGGGCTGGCGAAACACTGAGGACGAATACCTTGTCACCTCCATCGCCAAGGCCTGCCACCTGAATCCCAGCTCCCGCACAGCCGGTGGCCCCCCCAGCCGGCCCCGCACAGAGAGCGGGGACACCTGTGACAGCGACTTTG acTCATCACTGACTGCCTGCCCTGGTCCCGATGCCTCCACCGTGCCTCAGAAACTCCTGATCCTGGACGCGCGGTCCTACACAGCTGCGGTGGCAAACCGGGCCAAGGGCGGGGGCTGTGAGTGTGAAG AGTATTACCCCAACTGTGAGGTGATGTTCATGGGTATGGCCAACATCCACTCCATCCGGAACAGCTTCCAGTCCCTGCGGGCTGTCTGTACCCAGATCCCTGACCCGGGCAA CTGGCTGTCTGCATTGGAGAGCACCCGCTGGCTGCAGCACCTGTCCGTCATGCTGAAGGCGGCCACTCTGGTGTGCTCTGCAGTTGAGAGGGAGGGTCGTCCCGTTCTGGTGCATTGTTCTGACGGCTGGGACCGCACCCCTCAGATAGTGGCCCTGGCCAAGGTCCTGCTGGACCCCTACTACAGAACCCTAGAG GGCTTCCAGGTACTGGTGGAGACCGAGTGGCTCGACTTTGGCCACAAGTTCGGCGATCGCTGCGGCCACCATGAGAACGCAGACGACGCCAGTGAGCAGTGCCCCGTCTTCCTGCAGTGGCTGGACTGCGTGCACCAGCTCCTCAAGCAGTTCCCCTGCCTCTTCGAGTTCAACGAGGCCTTCCTG GTGAAGCTGGTGCAGCACACATACTCCTGCCTCTACGGCACCTTCCTGTGTAACAACGGGCGGGAGAGGGAGCTCCGGAACATCTCCAACCGCACCTGCTCCGTGTGGTCGCTGCTGCGCTCCGGCAACAAGAACTTCCAGAACTTCCTTTATATCCCCAGCCACGACACG GTGCTTCAGCCGGTGTGCCACACCCGGGCCCTACAGTTGTGGACAGCTGTGTACCTACCCACCACTTCCCCCTGCACTGCAGCTGAGGACTCCATGGAGCTCTACCTGTCCCCATCTGCCCAGGGGGAGGAGTTCACCTCCCGCTCGCTCGATAG GCTTCCCAAGACGCGCTCCATGGACAACCTGGTGTCTGCCTGTGAGAATGGCGTGGCCTTGACACGCACCTCCAGCGACCCCAACCTCAATAAGCATTGTCCGGACACCCGGCCAGCCCTCGAGCCCAAGTCTGCCTTGGGGGTCAGTGTGGCTCACAGCCCCAATAGCTCAGACGAACACACCAGAGACTCGGAGGAGGCCGAGGAGGAGGCCAAAGAGGAGCCTGGGCTGGGACCTGGCTCACATGCCCCTCCCACACTACCAGAGTCATCAGGTCTGACCAAGAACTGCAACACTGTTGAGGAAGCCTGTCTGACCACGCAGCCTTTGCCCACATTGCACTGCAGTGCCACGCAGGATGAGACTCTGTGCACCACGCAGCCCCTGCCAGCACCCCACCAGGCTGTGCCCTTGGAGGAGAGCTCCGTCTCCCCAGCGATACCCTGGGGGACCCAAGCCAAATCGCGGACTCATGACTGCATGCTCTCCCCCAGTGCCCGCAGTGGCCGACTGCAGCACAGCGGCCCCGGGTTGGAGAAGCCCCTGGTCGTGTCGCCTGAGCCCACCAAGGGACTCCCGGAAGAGGGCGAAGCGCGGACAGGCACCCCCCGCGAGGAGCGCGATGATGCGGAGAGCAATGGCAAGACGGCGTCCCTGGGCCGAGGCCAGCCCGAGTGCAGCCGCCTTGCCCGGCGGCCAGTCGCCCAGAGCCAGCTGAGCGACTTCACGTTGCTGGGTTCACACTGGGAGAGCGTACAGGGCCTGGTCAAGTCAGCCTGCGGCACTGAGGCGGGCCTCTGCCGGGCCCTGCAGCCCGGCCTCCAGGGCCGACGGCTGGCAGGGAGGCTGCTGCGTGCCCAGGGTGTGACCCCCGGCAGTGGGGCCTGCTGCCGGCGGGAGGGTATCCGCTCCAGCGGCAGCCCCGTGCATTCTGGCTGGCTGTCAGCCATCAAGAGCTCAGGCTATGCCACCTTGTGTTCGTCACTTCGCCAGCCGCTGCCTGCCGCCGCCTCGCCACCCCCACTGCCTGGCCCCACCTACCTTGACGATGACGGACTCCCGGTGCCCCTGGATGCCGTGCAGCAGCGGCTCCGGCAGATCGAGGCTGGTTACAAGCAGGAGGTGGAGGTTCTGCGCTGGCAGGTCCAGCAACTGCAGATGAGGCTGGAGAGCAAGCAGTTCTGCAGGCCGCCGTCAGAGCCTGACGTCGACTACGAAGACGACGACATT ACGTGTGTGCGGGAGTCTGACAGCAGTGATCAGGAGGGCTCCTTGTCTGACCACAGCGAGGACCGCTTCTCTGAGGGCAGCTGGGACCGTGTCGAGCCAAAGGACACTGAG GTCACTCGCTGGGTCCCCGATCACATGGCCTCTCACTGTTTTAACTGCGACTGTGAGTTCTGGATAGCCAAGCGACGCCATCACTGCAG GAACTGCGGCAATGTCTTCTGCAAGGACTGCTGCCACCTGAAGCTGCCCATCCCAGACCAGCAGCTCTACGACCCCGTGCTGGTGTGTAACTCCTGCTACGACCTGCTGCAGGAGTCTCGCACGCGCGAGATCCGCATCCAGCAGTTGAAGAAGCCCATCGCCACGGCGTCCAGCTGA
- the mtmr4 gene encoding phosphatidylinositol-3,5-bisphosphate 3-phosphatase MTMR4 isoform X8, giving the protein MSNYRLHIKFKDSIINTTPGVDDEISVPLRLIETAESRDMFQLHIICKDSKVVRCHFSTFKQCQEWLKRLTRAIAHPSRLEDLFALAYHAWCLGGSADDEEQHVHLCRPGDHVRQRMEVEVLRMGYDMQNAWRVSDINANYKLCSSYPQKLLVPVWITDKELDSVASFRSWKRIPVVVYRHQRNGAVIARCSQPEISWWGWRNTEDEYLVTSIAKACHLNPSSRTAGGPPSRPRTESGDTCDSDFDSSLTACPGPDASTVPQKLLILDARSYTAAVANRAKGGGCECEEYYPNCEVMFMGMANIHSIRNSFQSLRAVCTQIPDPGNWLSALESTRWLQHLSVMLKAATLVCSAVEREGRPVLVHCSDGWDRTPQIVALAKVLLDPYYRTLEGFQVLVETEWLDFGHKFGDRCGHHENADDASEQCPVFLQWLDCVHQLLKQFPCLFEFNEAFLVKLVQHTYSCLYGTFLCNNGRERELRNISNRTCSVWSLLRSGNKNFQNFLYIPSHDTVLQPVCHTRALQLWTAVYLPTTSPCTAAEDSMELYLSPSAQGEEFTSRSLDRLPKTRSMDNLVSACENGVALTRTSSDPNLNKHCPDTRPALEPKSALGVSVAHSPNSSDEHTRDSEEAEEEAKEEPGLGPGSHAPPTLPESSGLTKNCNTVEEACLTTQPLPTLHCSATQDETLCTTQPLPAPHQAVPLEESSVSPAIPWGTQAKSRTHDCMLSPSARSGRLQHSGPGLEKPLVVSPEPTKGLPEEGEARTGTPREERDDAESNGKTASLGRGQPECSRLARRPVAQSQLSDFTLLGSHWESVQGLVKSACGTEAGLCRALQPGLQGRRLAGRLLRAQGVTPGSGACCRREGIRSSGSPVHSGWLSAIKSSGYATLCSSLRQPLPAAASPPPLPGPTYLDDDGLPVPLDAVQQRLRQIEAGYKQEVEVLRWQVQQLQMRLESKQFCRPPSEPDVDYEDDDITCVRESDSSDQEGSLSDHSEDRFSEGSWDRVEPKDTEVSVPACLFQVTRWVPDHMASHCFNCDCEFWIAKRRHHCRNCGNVFCKDCCHLKLPIPDQQLYDPVLVCNSCYDLLQESRTREIRIQQLKKPIATASS; this is encoded by the exons GTGCCGCTGCGGCTCATCGAGACGGCGGAGAGCAGGGACATGTTCCAGCTGCACATCATCTGCAAGGACTCCAAGGTGGTCAG ATGCCATTTCTCCACCTTCAAGCAGTGCCAGGAGTGGCTCAAGCGGCTGACTCGGGCCATAGCCCACCCGTCCCGCCTGGAGGACTTGTTTGCCCTGGCGTACCACGCCTGGTGCCTGGGGGGAAGCGCAGACGACGAGGAGCAGCACGTGCACCTGTGTCGGCCAG GTGATCATGTGCGTCAGAGGATGGAGGTGGAGGTGCTGCGGATGGGCTACGACATGCAGAACGCCTGGAGGGTATCGGACATCAACGCCAACTACAA GCTGTGCTCCAGCTACCCTCAGAAGCTCCTGGTTCCAGTGTGGATCACGGACAAGGAGCTGGACAGCGTTGCCTCATTCAGATCCTGGAAGCGGATCCCCGTCGTGGTGTACAG GCACCAGCGTAACGGGGCGGTCATCGCACGCTGCAGCCAGCCAGAGATCAGCTGGTGGGGCTGGCGAAACACTGAGGACGAATACCTTGTCACCTCCATCGCCAAGGCCTGCCACCTGAATCCCAGCTCCCGCACAGCCGGTGGCCCCCCCAGCCGGCCCCGCACAGAGAGCGGGGACACCTGTGACAGCGACTTTG acTCATCACTGACTGCCTGCCCTGGTCCCGATGCCTCCACCGTGCCTCAGAAACTCCTGATCCTGGACGCGCGGTCCTACACAGCTGCGGTGGCAAACCGGGCCAAGGGCGGGGGCTGTGAGTGTGAAG AGTATTACCCCAACTGTGAGGTGATGTTCATGGGTATGGCCAACATCCACTCCATCCGGAACAGCTTCCAGTCCCTGCGGGCTGTCTGTACCCAGATCCCTGACCCGGGCAA CTGGCTGTCTGCATTGGAGAGCACCCGCTGGCTGCAGCACCTGTCCGTCATGCTGAAGGCGGCCACTCTGGTGTGCTCTGCAGTTGAGAGGGAGGGTCGTCCCGTTCTGGTGCATTGTTCTGACGGCTGGGACCGCACCCCTCAGATAGTGGCCCTGGCCAAGGTCCTGCTGGACCCCTACTACAGAACCCTAGAG GGCTTCCAGGTACTGGTGGAGACCGAGTGGCTCGACTTTGGCCACAAGTTCGGCGATCGCTGCGGCCACCATGAGAACGCAGACGACGCCAGTGAGCAGTGCCCCGTCTTCCTGCAGTGGCTGGACTGCGTGCACCAGCTCCTCAAGCAGTTCCCCTGCCTCTTCGAGTTCAACGAGGCCTTCCTG GTGAAGCTGGTGCAGCACACATACTCCTGCCTCTACGGCACCTTCCTGTGTAACAACGGGCGGGAGAGGGAGCTCCGGAACATCTCCAACCGCACCTGCTCCGTGTGGTCGCTGCTGCGCTCCGGCAACAAGAACTTCCAGAACTTCCTTTATATCCCCAGCCACGACACG GTGCTTCAGCCGGTGTGCCACACCCGGGCCCTACAGTTGTGGACAGCTGTGTACCTACCCACCACTTCCCCCTGCACTGCAGCTGAGGACTCCATGGAGCTCTACCTGTCCCCATCTGCCCAGGGGGAGGAGTTCACCTCCCGCTCGCTCGATAG GCTTCCCAAGACGCGCTCCATGGACAACCTGGTGTCTGCCTGTGAGAATGGCGTGGCCTTGACACGCACCTCCAGCGACCCCAACCTCAATAAGCATTGTCCGGACACCCGGCCAGCCCTCGAGCCCAAGTCTGCCTTGGGGGTCAGTGTGGCTCACAGCCCCAATAGCTCAGACGAACACACCAGAGACTCGGAGGAGGCCGAGGAGGAGGCCAAAGAGGAGCCTGGGCTGGGACCTGGCTCACATGCCCCTCCCACACTACCAGAGTCATCAGGTCTGACCAAGAACTGCAACACTGTTGAGGAAGCCTGTCTGACCACGCAGCCTTTGCCCACATTGCACTGCAGTGCCACGCAGGATGAGACTCTGTGCACCACGCAGCCCCTGCCAGCACCCCACCAGGCTGTGCCCTTGGAGGAGAGCTCCGTCTCCCCAGCGATACCCTGGGGGACCCAAGCCAAATCGCGGACTCATGACTGCATGCTCTCCCCCAGTGCCCGCAGTGGCCGACTGCAGCACAGCGGCCCCGGGTTGGAGAAGCCCCTGGTCGTGTCGCCTGAGCCCACCAAGGGACTCCCGGAAGAGGGCGAAGCGCGGACAGGCACCCCCCGCGAGGAGCGCGATGATGCGGAGAGCAATGGCAAGACGGCGTCCCTGGGCCGAGGCCAGCCCGAGTGCAGCCGCCTTGCCCGGCGGCCAGTCGCCCAGAGCCAGCTGAGCGACTTCACGTTGCTGGGTTCACACTGGGAGAGCGTACAGGGCCTGGTCAAGTCAGCCTGCGGCACTGAGGCGGGCCTCTGCCGGGCCCTGCAGCCCGGCCTCCAGGGCCGACGGCTGGCAGGGAGGCTGCTGCGTGCCCAGGGTGTGACCCCCGGCAGTGGGGCCTGCTGCCGGCGGGAGGGTATCCGCTCCAGCGGCAGCCCCGTGCATTCTGGCTGGCTGTCAGCCATCAAGAGCTCAGGCTATGCCACCTTGTGTTCGTCACTTCGCCAGCCGCTGCCTGCCGCCGCCTCGCCACCCCCACTGCCTGGCCCCACCTACCTTGACGATGACGGACTCCCGGTGCCCCTGGATGCCGTGCAGCAGCGGCTCCGGCAGATCGAGGCTGGTTACAAGCAGGAGGTGGAGGTTCTGCGCTGGCAGGTCCAGCAACTGCAGATGAGGCTGGAGAGCAAGCAGTTCTGCAGGCCGCCGTCAGAGCCTGACGTCGACTACGAAGACGACGACATT ACGTGTGTGCGGGAGTCTGACAGCAGTGATCAGGAGGGCTCCTTGTCTGACCACAGCGAGGACCGCTTCTCTGAGGGCAGCTGGGACCGTGTCGAGCCAAAGGACACTGAGGTCAGCGTCCCTGCTTGCCTCTTCCAG GTCACTCGCTGGGTCCCCGATCACATGGCCTCTCACTGTTTTAACTGCGACTGTGAGTTCTGGATAGCCAAGCGACGCCATCACTGCAG GAACTGCGGCAATGTCTTCTGCAAGGACTGCTGCCACCTGAAGCTGCCCATCCCAGACCAGCAGCTCTACGACCCCGTGCTGGTGTGTAACTCCTGCTACGACCTGCTGCAGGAGTCTCGCACGCGCGAGATCCGCATCCAGCAGTTGAAGAAGCCCATCGCCACGGCGTCCAGCTGA